Proteins encoded in a region of the Pseudomonas viciae genome:
- the rsmA gene encoding 16S rRNA (adenine(1518)-N(6)/adenine(1519)-N(6))-dimethyltransferase RsmA: MTEQYQHRARKRFGQNFLHDAGVIDRILRSINAKPDDRLLEIGPGQGALTEGLLDSGAQLDVVELDKDLVPILNQQFAGKSNFNLHQGDALKFDFNSLNAAPNSLRVVGNLPYNISTPLIFHLLSNAGLIRDMHFMLQKEVVERLAAGPGGGDWGRLSIMVQYHCRVEHLFNVGPGAFNPPPKVDSAIVRLVPHAVLPHPAKDHRLLERVVREAFNQRRKTLRNTLKLLLSSAEIEAAGVDGSLRPEQLDLAAFVRLADKLSEQVVPKADAN, encoded by the coding sequence ATGACCGAGCAATACCAACACCGCGCGCGCAAGCGTTTCGGCCAGAACTTCCTGCATGACGCTGGCGTAATCGATCGCATCCTGCGCTCCATCAATGCCAAGCCCGACGATCGCCTGCTGGAAATCGGCCCGGGCCAGGGCGCCCTGACCGAGGGCCTGCTGGACAGCGGCGCACAACTGGACGTGGTGGAACTGGACAAGGATCTGGTCCCGATCCTCAACCAACAGTTCGCCGGCAAGAGCAACTTCAACCTGCACCAGGGCGACGCGCTGAAGTTTGACTTCAATAGCCTGAACGCCGCGCCGAATAGCCTGCGGGTGGTCGGAAACCTGCCCTACAACATTTCCACGCCGCTGATCTTCCACCTGCTGAGCAACGCGGGCCTGATCCGCGACATGCATTTCATGCTGCAAAAAGAGGTGGTCGAACGCCTCGCTGCCGGCCCTGGCGGCGGTGATTGGGGCCGCCTGTCGATCATGGTTCAGTATCACTGCCGGGTCGAACACCTGTTCAACGTAGGCCCGGGGGCATTCAACCCGCCGCCGAAAGTCGATTCGGCCATTGTCCGCCTGGTGCCCCACGCGGTCCTGCCGCACCCGGCCAAGGATCATCGGTTGCTGGAGCGGGTGGTACGTGAAGCGTTCAACCAACGCCGCAAAACCCTGCGCAACACCCTGAAACTACTGCTCAGCAGTGCCGAAATCGAAGCCGCCGGCGTCGATGGCAGCCTGCGCCCCGAGCAGTTGGACCTGGCGGCTTTCGTGCGCCTGGCCGACAAGCTCAGCGAACAGGTCGTACCAAAAGCCGATGCCAACTGA
- the apaG gene encoding Co2+/Mg2+ efflux protein ApaG: MPDPRYQVDVSVTTRFLAEQSQPEHNRFAFAYSITVRNNGSLPARLLSRHWVITDGDGHVEEVRGEGVVGQQPLIEAGKSHSYSSGTVMTTKVGTMQGTYQMLSEDGKRFDAIIKPFRLAVPGALH, from the coding sequence ATGCCCGATCCTCGCTACCAGGTCGACGTCAGCGTCACCACCCGTTTTCTGGCAGAACAGTCGCAACCCGAGCACAACCGTTTCGCCTTCGCCTACAGCATTACCGTGCGCAATAACGGCTCTTTGCCAGCCAGGCTGCTGTCGCGGCACTGGGTCATCACCGACGGCGATGGGCATGTCGAAGAAGTGCGCGGTGAAGGTGTGGTGGGTCAGCAACCGTTGATCGAGGCCGGCAAAAGCCACAGCTATAGCAGCGGGACGGTGATGACGACCAAGGTCGGCACCATGCAGGGCACCTACCAGATGCTGTCCGAGGACGGCAAACGCTTCGACGCCATCATCAAGCCCTTTCGCCTGGCGGTGCCCGGAGCCTTGCACTGA
- a CDS encoding symmetrical bis(5'-nucleosyl)-tetraphosphatase, producing MATYAVGDLQGCLDPLKCLLERVAFDPQKDTLWLVGDLVNRGPQSLETLRFLYSIRQSLVCVLGNHDLHLLAVWQNIERLKKSDTLSEILDAPDCVELLEWLRQQKLMHYDEQRHVALVHAGIPPQWSLRKALKCAGEVEQALRDDNLFTPYLDGMYGNEPVKWSNDLTGVARLRVITNYFTRMRFCTREGKLDLKSKEGIETALPGYAPWFKHKERKTRNLKVIFGHWAALEGQSDEPGVIALDTGCVWGSAMTLMNVDTGEQLRCDCDEQGHATPHHPTTAPLPASTTV from the coding sequence ATGGCCACGTATGCGGTCGGCGACCTGCAAGGTTGCCTCGACCCGCTCAAATGCCTGCTGGAGCGCGTCGCCTTTGACCCGCAGAAAGACACGCTGTGGCTGGTGGGTGACCTGGTCAACCGTGGCCCGCAATCCCTTGAGACCTTGCGCTTCCTCTATAGCATCCGCCAATCGCTGGTCTGCGTGCTCGGCAACCACGACCTGCACTTGCTGGCCGTCTGGCAGAACATCGAGCGCCTGAAGAAATCCGACACCTTGAGCGAAATCCTCGACGCCCCCGATTGCGTTGAACTGCTGGAATGGTTGCGCCAGCAAAAACTCATGCACTACGACGAACAGCGCCACGTGGCGCTGGTTCATGCAGGCATCCCGCCCCAATGGTCCCTGCGCAAGGCACTCAAATGCGCCGGCGAGGTCGAACAGGCGTTGCGCGACGACAACCTGTTCACCCCGTATCTGGATGGCATGTACGGCAACGAACCGGTCAAGTGGAGCAACGACCTCACCGGCGTGGCCCGTCTTCGCGTCATCACCAATTATTTCACCCGGATGCGCTTCTGCACCCGCGAGGGCAAGCTTGATCTCAAGAGCAAGGAAGGTATCGAGACTGCCCTGCCCGGCTACGCCCCTTGGTTCAAGCACAAAGAGCGCAAGACCCGTAACCTGAAAGTCATTTTCGGTCACTGGGCGGCGCTGGAAGGCCAATCCGACGAGCCCGGAGTGATCGCCCTCGATACCGGCTGCGTATGGGGCAGCGCAATGACGCTGATGAACGTCGACACCGGTGAGCAACTGCGTTGCGATTGCGACGAGCAGGGCCATGCAACTCCCCATCACCCGACCACCGCACCACTGCCGGCGAGCACCACCGTTTAG
- the glpE gene encoding thiosulfate sulfurtransferase GlpE, whose protein sequence is MSEFKRIPPEQAQALREQGAVVVDVRDPQTYAANHIPGSTHLDNLSIADFIRAADLDAPTVVVCYHGNSSQSAAGYLISQGFSDVYSMDGGFELWRTLYPAEIAQGNQE, encoded by the coding sequence ATGAGCGAATTCAAGCGTATCCCCCCGGAACAGGCCCAGGCTCTGCGTGAACAAGGCGCCGTCGTCGTCGATGTACGCGATCCCCAGACCTATGCGGCTAACCATATCCCGGGCTCGACACACCTGGATAATCTTTCCATCGCCGACTTCATCCGTGCCGCCGATCTCGATGCGCCTACCGTCGTGGTCTGCTATCACGGCAACTCCAGCCAGAGCGCCGCCGGCTATCTGATCAGCCAAGGCTTCAGCGACGTCTACAGCATGGACGGCGGTTTTGAGTTGTGGCGCACGCTTTATCCTGCAGAAATAGCCCAAGGCAATCAGGAATAA
- a CDS encoding PrkA family serine protein kinase, whose protein sequence is MSIFSHFQQRFESTRQEEYSLQEYLELCKQDRSAYASAAERLLLAIGEPELLDTSANSRLSRIFSNKVIRRYPAFEDFHGMEECIDQIVSYFRHAAQGLEEKKQILYLLGPVGGGKSSLAEKLKQLIEKVPFYAIKGSPVFESPLGLFNATEDGAILEEDFGIPRRYLSTIMSPWATKRLAEFGGDISQFRVVKLYPSILNQIAVAKTEPGDENNQDISALVGKVDIRKLEEFPQNDADAYSYSGALCRANQGLMEFVEMFKAPIKVLHPLLTATQEGNYNSTEGLGAIPFTGILLAHSNESEWHTFRNNKNNEAFIDRIYIVKVPYCLRVTDEVKIYDKLLFNSSLSKAHCAPDTLKMLAQFTVLSRLKEPENSNIYSKMRVYDGENLKDTDPKAKSIQEYRDNAGVDEGMNGLSTRFAFKILSKVFNFDPHEIAANPVHLLYVLEQQIEQEQFQAETRERYLRFLKEYLAPRYIEFIGKEIQTAYLESYSEYGQNIFDRYVLYADFWIQDQEYRDPETGEILNRVALNEELEKIEKPAGISNPKDFRNEIVNFVLRARANNNGKNPTWLSYEKLRVVIEKKMFSNTEDLLPVISFNAKASKEDQQKHNDFVTRMVERGYTDKQVRLLSEWYLRVRKSQ, encoded by the coding sequence ATGAGTATTTTTAGCCACTTCCAGCAACGTTTCGAGTCCACGCGGCAGGAGGAGTACTCGCTGCAGGAATACCTCGAACTCTGCAAGCAGGACCGCAGTGCCTACGCATCGGCTGCAGAGCGTCTGTTGCTGGCAATCGGAGAACCGGAACTGCTGGATACCTCAGCCAACTCGAGGCTTTCGCGGATTTTCTCCAACAAGGTGATTCGCCGCTATCCGGCCTTTGAGGACTTCCACGGGATGGAGGAATGCATCGACCAGATCGTGTCCTATTTCCGCCACGCCGCCCAAGGCCTGGAAGAGAAGAAGCAAATCCTCTATCTGCTCGGCCCCGTAGGTGGCGGTAAATCGTCCCTGGCCGAAAAGCTCAAGCAACTGATCGAAAAAGTGCCCTTCTATGCAATCAAGGGCTCTCCGGTATTCGAATCGCCCTTGGGGCTGTTCAATGCCACCGAGGACGGGGCGATCCTCGAGGAAGACTTCGGCATCCCACGCCGCTACCTCAGTACCATCATGTCGCCATGGGCCACCAAGCGCCTGGCCGAGTTCGGCGGTGACATCAGTCAGTTCCGGGTGGTCAAGCTCTACCCGTCGATTCTTAACCAGATCGCGGTGGCCAAGACCGAACCGGGGGATGAAAACAACCAGGATATTTCGGCCCTGGTGGGCAAGGTCGATATCCGCAAGCTGGAAGAGTTCCCGCAGAACGACGCCGACGCCTACAGCTATTCGGGCGCACTGTGCCGGGCCAACCAAGGCTTGATGGAATTCGTCGAGATGTTCAAGGCGCCCATCAAAGTCCTGCACCCCTTGCTGACCGCCACCCAGGAAGGCAACTACAACAGCACCGAGGGCCTGGGGGCCATCCCGTTCACCGGTATCCTGCTGGCGCACTCCAACGAGTCGGAATGGCATACCTTCCGCAACAACAAGAACAACGAAGCCTTCATCGACCGGATCTACATCGTCAAGGTGCCGTACTGCCTGCGCGTTACCGACGAGGTGAAGATCTACGACAAGCTGCTGTTCAACAGCTCGCTGTCCAAGGCTCACTGCGCGCCTGACACGCTGAAGATGCTCGCCCAGTTCACCGTGTTGTCGCGCCTCAAGGAGCCGGAAAACTCCAACATCTATTCGAAGATGCGGGTGTATGACGGCGAAAACCTCAAGGACACCGATCCGAAGGCCAAATCGATCCAGGAATACCGCGACAACGCGGGGGTCGACGAAGGAATGAACGGCCTGTCTACACGTTTTGCGTTCAAGATCCTTTCCAAGGTCTTCAACTTCGACCCCCACGAGATCGCCGCCAACCCGGTTCATCTGCTGTATGTGCTGGAGCAGCAGATCGAGCAGGAACAGTTCCAGGCGGAAACCCGCGAGCGCTATCTGCGATTCCTCAAGGAATACCTGGCCCCGCGCTACATCGAATTCATCGGCAAGGAAATCCAGACTGCCTACCTGGAGTCCTACAGCGAGTACGGCCAGAACATCTTCGACCGCTACGTGCTGTACGCGGACTTCTGGATCCAGGACCAGGAATACCGCGACCCGGAAACCGGCGAAATCCTCAACCGCGTGGCGTTGAACGAGGAGCTGGAAAAAATCGAGAAACCGGCCGGGATCAGCAATCCGAAGGATTTCCGTAACGAAATCGTCAATTTCGTGTTGCGCGCCCGGGCTAACAACAACGGCAAGAACCCAACCTGGCTCAGCTATGAAAAGCTGCGGGTGGTGATCGAGAAGAAAATGTTCTCCAACACCGAAGACCTGCTGCCCGTCATCAGCTTCAACGCCAAGGCCAGCAAGGAGGACCAGCAAAAACACAACGACTTCGTCACACGCATGGTCGAACGTGGCTACACCGACAAACAGGTACGGCTGCTCTCCGAGTGGTATCTGCGGGTCCGCAAATCGCAATAA
- a CDS encoding YeaH/YhbH family protein, translated as MSYVIDRRLNGKNKSTVNRQRFLRRYRDHIKKAVEEAVSRRSITDMEHGEQISIPGRDIDEPVLHHGRGGKQTVVHPGNKEFTSGEHIPRPQGGGGGKGPGKAGNSGEGMDEFVFQITQEEFLEFMFEDLELPNLVKRNLTGTDTFKTVRAGISNEGNPSRINIIRTLRSAHARRIALSGSSRAKLREVKEELARLKREEPDNFGDIQDLEAEIEKLSARIHRVPFLDTFDLKYNLLVKQPNPSSKAVMFCLMDVSGSMTQATKDIAKRFFILLYLFLKRNYDKIDVVFIRHHTSAREVDEEEFFYSRETGGTIVSSALKLMQEIMAERYPANEWNIYAAQASDGDNWNDDSPICRDILINQIMPFVQYYTYVEITPREHQALWYEYERIAEAFSDTFAQQQLVSAGDIYPVFRELFQRRLVT; from the coding sequence ATGAGCTATGTGATCGACCGACGCCTTAATGGCAAGAACAAGAGCACGGTAAACCGCCAGCGGTTTCTGCGGCGTTACCGTGATCACATCAAGAAGGCCGTCGAAGAGGCGGTCAGCCGGCGTTCCATTACCGACATGGAACATGGCGAACAGATCAGTATTCCTGGCCGCGACATCGACGAGCCGGTGCTTCACCATGGCCGCGGCGGCAAACAGACCGTGGTGCATCCGGGCAACAAGGAATTCACCAGCGGCGAGCACATTCCCCGCCCGCAAGGCGGCGGTGGTGGCAAGGGGCCCGGCAAGGCCGGCAACTCCGGCGAAGGCATGGACGAGTTCGTCTTCCAGATCACCCAGGAGGAGTTCCTCGAGTTCATGTTCGAGGACCTGGAGCTGCCGAACCTGGTCAAGCGCAACCTGACCGGCACCGACACCTTCAAGACCGTGCGCGCCGGTATCAGCAATGAAGGCAATCCTTCGCGCATCAATATCATCCGTACGCTTCGTTCGGCCCACGCCCGGCGTATTGCGCTATCGGGCAGCAGTCGGGCCAAACTGCGCGAGGTCAAGGAAGAGCTGGCACGCCTCAAGCGCGAAGAACCCGACAATTTCGGCGACATTCAAGACCTCGAAGCGGAAATCGAGAAACTCAGCGCGCGCATTCATCGCGTGCCGTTCCTCGATACCTTTGACCTCAAGTACAACCTGCTGGTGAAACAGCCCAACCCCAGTTCCAAGGCCGTGATGTTCTGCCTGATGGACGTGTCCGGCTCCATGACCCAGGCCACCAAGGACATCGCCAAGCGGTTCTTCATCCTGCTGTACCTGTTCCTCAAGCGGAACTACGACAAGATTGATGTGGTGTTCATCCGCCATCACACCAGCGCAAGGGAAGTGGACGAAGAAGAGTTCTTCTACTCCAGGGAAACCGGCGGCACTATCGTTTCCAGCGCCCTGAAACTGATGCAGGAAATCATGGCTGAACGCTATCCAGCCAACGAATGGAACATCTACGCGGCCCAGGCGTCCGACGGTGACAACTGGAACGACGATTCGCCAATCTGCCGTGACATCCTGATCAACCAGATCATGCCGTTCGTCCAGTACTACACCTACGTGGAAATTACTCCACGCGAACATCAGGCGTTGTGGTACGAATACGAACGCATTGCCGAAGCTTTTTCCGACACATTTGCCCAACAGCAACTGGTCTCGGCCGGGGATATCTACCCGGTCTTCCGTGAACTCTTCCAGCGCAGGTTAGTGACATGA
- a CDS encoding SpoVR family protein has product MTAKKEQKRQPISTGSEWTFELIQAYDREISRIADRYALDTYPNQIEVITAEQMMDAYASVGMPLGYHHWSYGKHFLSTEKSYSRGQMGLAYEIVINSDPCIAYLMEENTICMQALVVAHACYGHNSFFKGNYLFRTWTDASSIIDYLVFAKQYIMQCEERHGIDAVEDLLDSCHALMNYGVDRYKRPYPISAEEERRRQKDREEHLQKQINDLWRTIPKGADKYSEKDNARFPAEPQENILYFIEKHAPLLEPWQREIVRIVRKIAQYFYPQRQTQVMNEGWATFWHYTLMNDLYDEGLVTDGFMMEFLTSHTSVVFQPGFDSPYYSGINPYALGFAMYRDIRRMCEHPTEEDRRWFPDIAGSDWLSAIKFAMSSFKDESFILQYLSPKVIRDLKLFSILDDDQKDDLLVPAIHDESGYRVIRETLAAQYNLGNREPNVQIYSIDRRGDRSLTLRHQAHDRKPLGDSTDEVLKHLHRLWGFDIHLETLQGDQVMKTHHVPPRTEQAEGDYGRLDLAVIHL; this is encoded by the coding sequence ATGACCGCCAAAAAAGAGCAGAAGCGCCAGCCCATCTCCACCGGCTCCGAATGGACGTTCGAGCTGATCCAGGCCTACGACCGCGAAATCAGCCGTATCGCGGACCGTTATGCCCTCGACACCTACCCGAACCAGATCGAGGTGATTACCGCCGAGCAAATGATGGACGCCTACGCGTCGGTCGGCATGCCGCTGGGGTATCACCACTGGTCCTACGGCAAGCACTTCCTCAGCACCGAAAAATCCTACAGCCGCGGCCAGATGGGGCTGGCCTACGAGATCGTGATCAACTCCGACCCGTGCATCGCCTACCTGATGGAAGAAAACACCATCTGCATGCAGGCCCTGGTGGTGGCGCATGCCTGCTACGGCCACAACAGTTTCTTCAAAGGCAACTACCTGTTCCGCACCTGGACCGATGCCAGTTCGATCATCGATTACCTGGTGTTCGCCAAGCAGTACATCATGCAATGCGAAGAACGCCACGGCATCGACGCGGTGGAGGATCTGCTGGATTCCTGTCACGCCCTGATGAACTACGGCGTGGACCGTTACAAACGGCCTTATCCAATTTCTGCCGAAGAAGAACGCCGGCGCCAAAAGGACCGTGAAGAGCACCTGCAAAAGCAGATCAACGATTTGTGGCGCACCATTCCAAAAGGCGCCGACAAGTACAGCGAAAAAGACAACGCGCGCTTCCCTGCCGAACCGCAGGAAAACATCCTCTACTTCATCGAGAAACATGCGCCGCTGCTGGAGCCATGGCAACGGGAAATCGTGCGCATCGTGCGCAAGATTGCCCAGTATTTCTATCCGCAACGCCAGACCCAGGTCATGAACGAGGGCTGGGCCACGTTCTGGCATTACACGCTGATGAACGACCTGTACGACGAGGGCCTGGTGACCGACGGCTTCATGATGGAGTTTCTCACCTCCCACACCAGCGTGGTGTTCCAGCCCGGCTTCGACAGCCCGTACTACAGCGGCATCAACCCTTACGCATTGGGTTTTGCCATGTACCGCGACATCCGGCGCATGTGTGAACACCCCACCGAAGAGGATCGCCGCTGGTTCCCGGACATCGCCGGTTCGGATTGGTTATCGGCCATCAAATTCGCCATGAGCAGCTTCAAGGACGAGAGCTTCATCCTGCAGTACCTCTCGCCCAAGGTGATCCGCGACCTGAAACTGTTCAGCATTCTCGATGACGACCAGAAAGATGACCTGCTGGTGCCTGCCATCCATGACGAAAGCGGTTATCGCGTCATCCGCGAAACCCTGGCTGCGCAATACAACCTGGGCAATCGCGAACCCAACGTGCAGATCTACAGCATCGACCGTCGGGGAGATCGCTCGCTGACCCTGCGCCATCAGGCCCACGACCGAAAACCGCTGGGTGACTCCACCGATGAAGTGCTCAAGCACCTACATCGTCTCTGGGGCTTCGACATCCACCTGGAGACCTTGCAGGGTGACCAAGTGATGAAGACTCATCATGTGCCGCCCCGAACCGAACAAGCCGAAGGAGACTATGGCCGCCTGGACTTGGCCGTCATTCACCTTTGA
- a CDS encoding multifunctional CCA addition/repair protein: protein MQIYKVGGAVRDRLLGIPVTDIDRVVVGATAEEMLANGFRPVGADFPVFLDPKTGEEYALARTERKSGRGYGGFVFHASPEVTLEEDLIRRDLTINAMAEDDHGNLTDPYHGQRDLEARILRHVSPAFAEDPLRVLRVARFAARYAPLGFKVADETLELMGQLSDSGELEALTAERSWKEISRALMENQPQVFIQVLRDCSALKVLMPEVDALFGVPQPEAHHPEIDTGLHTLSVLEQAALHQQPLTVRWACLLHDVGKGLTPEHEWPRHIAHEHKGLKPIKAVNERFKVPRDCQELALLVGQYHTHGHRALELKASTLLELLQSFDVYRRPQRFEEFIAACEMDARGRKGLEERSYPQADYLRGAAAAARGVAVQPLLEKGFKGPELGEAIKRERLRALKAYKDAAN from the coding sequence ATGCAGATTTATAAAGTCGGCGGTGCCGTTCGCGATCGCCTGCTGGGCATCCCTGTCACCGATATAGATCGGGTTGTGGTGGGTGCCACCGCCGAGGAAATGCTCGCCAACGGGTTTCGCCCCGTGGGGGCTGATTTCCCGGTGTTCCTCGACCCGAAGACCGGTGAGGAGTACGCCCTGGCTCGTACCGAACGCAAAAGCGGTCGTGGCTACGGCGGCTTCGTGTTTCATGCCAGCCCTGAAGTGACCCTCGAAGAAGACCTGATCCGCAGGGACTTGACGATCAACGCCATGGCCGAAGACGACCACGGCAATCTGACCGATCCCTATCATGGCCAGCGCGACCTCGAAGCCCGCATACTCCGCCACGTTTCTCCCGCTTTCGCCGAAGATCCACTCCGAGTCTTGCGAGTTGCCCGTTTTGCCGCGCGCTATGCTCCGCTGGGTTTCAAAGTCGCGGACGAAACCCTTGAACTGATGGGCCAACTCAGCGATTCCGGCGAATTGGAAGCATTGACGGCCGAACGCAGCTGGAAAGAAATCTCCCGCGCACTCATGGAAAACCAGCCGCAAGTGTTTATTCAGGTCTTGCGCGACTGCTCGGCCCTGAAGGTCTTGATGCCCGAGGTCGATGCGCTGTTCGGCGTACCGCAGCCTGAAGCCCATCACCCGGAAATCGACACGGGCTTGCACACCCTGAGCGTGCTGGAACAGGCAGCGTTGCACCAACAGCCCCTGACGGTCCGCTGGGCTTGCCTGCTGCATGATGTGGGGAAAGGCCTGACACCCGAACACGAATGGCCGCGCCACATCGCTCACGAGCACAAGGGATTGAAACCGATCAAGGCGGTCAATGAGCGCTTCAAGGTGCCGCGTGACTGCCAGGAGTTGGCGTTATTGGTCGGCCAGTACCACACCCATGGTCATCGTGCGCTTGAGCTAAAGGCTTCTACCTTGCTTGAGCTGCTGCAGAGCTTTGATGTGTACCGTCGACCTCAGCGCTTCGAGGAGTTCATCGCGGCCTGCGAGATGGACGCACGGGGACGCAAGGGGCTTGAAGAGAGAAGTTATCCACAGGCTGATTATCTGCGCGGTGCGGCAGCAGCGGCTCGGGGGGTGGCGGTGCAGCCCTTGCTGGAGAAAGGCTTCAAGGGGCCGGAACTGGGCGAGGCGATCAAGCGTGAGCGCCTCAGGGCATTGAAAGCGTACAAGGACGCGGCAAACTGA
- the folK gene encoding 2-amino-4-hydroxy-6-hydroxymethyldihydropteridine diphosphokinase: protein MSLTQVFLGLGSNIERETHLRAGLEALAGFLVDIRCSAVFESQPVGIKSGPFFNFVVSAFTDLPLMELDRRLKFIEADNGRYAPDRKGLPLDIDVLLYGEQVGNFDGLILPRAEILKNAFVLWPLSLIAPDRIHPGVGKSFAALWDESQIDQVLAPVAFEWRGQQLTPSNL from the coding sequence ATGTCGCTGACTCAGGTTTTTCTCGGGCTCGGCAGTAATATCGAGCGCGAGACCCATTTGCGTGCAGGTCTTGAAGCCCTTGCTGGTTTCCTCGTGGACATACGCTGTTCGGCCGTGTTCGAGAGCCAGCCGGTGGGGATCAAGAGCGGTCCATTCTTCAATTTTGTCGTATCGGCCTTCACGGATCTGCCGCTGATGGAGCTGGACCGTCGCCTCAAGTTCATCGAGGCGGACAACGGTCGTTATGCGCCGGACCGCAAAGGTTTGCCGTTGGATATCGACGTGTTGTTGTATGGCGAGCAGGTGGGCAACTTCGACGGACTGATTCTGCCTCGCGCCGAAATCCTCAAGAACGCCTTTGTGCTGTGGCCGCTGTCGTTGATCGCGCCGGATCGGATTCATCCTGGCGTAGGCAAAAGTTTTGCCGCTTTGTGGGATGAGTCGCAGATTGATCAGGTGCTGGCGCCGGTGGCTTTTGAGTGGCGAGGCCAGCAGCTTACGCCGTCGAATCTGTGA
- the folB gene encoding dihydroneopterin aldolase gives MDRVFIEGLEVDTVIGAYDWERGIRQCLRLDLSFAWDNRPAAAGDDLTLALDYASVSSRIQAFAEQAQFQLVETFAERLAQELMDEFKITWLRLKVTKPGAVPAASGVGVEIERGCR, from the coding sequence TTGGACAGAGTGTTTATCGAGGGCCTGGAAGTCGACACGGTAATTGGTGCCTACGACTGGGAACGAGGCATCCGACAGTGTCTGCGGCTTGATCTGAGTTTCGCTTGGGATAACCGCCCGGCCGCCGCAGGCGATGACCTGACCCTGGCGCTCGACTATGCCAGCGTATCGTCGCGTATCCAGGCCTTTGCCGAGCAGGCGCAGTTCCAATTGGTCGAGACCTTTGCCGAACGACTGGCCCAAGAGCTGATGGATGAATTCAAGATCACCTGGCTGCGTCTGAAAGTGACCAAGCCCGGTGCCGTGCCGGCGGCCAGCGGTGTTGGCGTGGAGATTGAGCGCGGATGTCGCTGA